Proteins found in one Hugenholtzia roseola DSM 9546 genomic segment:
- a CDS encoding succinylglutamate desuccinylase/aspartoacylase family protein: MKTNPPLTLYGTTIEAGEHALININVARLPSRTQIDTPVYVFRAVEKGSTLLLLAGMHGNETNGIEIVRQLIAKQLLFPKRGTVIAIPLLNVYGFLNFSRDVPDGKDINRSFPGSAEGSLASRLAHVVSKEILPHIDLGVDFHTGGGQINNYSQIRCMLGVGRNEEYARAFAPPFIIDAKVREKSFREHAQSLGKPILVYEGGESMRLNRAPVKEGMRGTLRLMRHLGMIDEEGIKKMKKAETAPPSIVLAKTRWLRAKISGVFRAFVDSGIFVEKGRFIGSITDPFGEMHYDIPAPESGYIVAINHQPVVTQGDALFHIGNPAL, from the coding sequence ATGAAAACCAATCCGCCCCTAACCCTTTATGGCACAACCATAGAAGCAGGCGAACATGCCCTTATCAATATCAATGTGGCACGCCTGCCCTCGCGCACGCAGATAGATACGCCTGTTTATGTTTTTCGTGCCGTAGAAAAAGGCAGCACACTCTTGCTTTTGGCAGGCATGCATGGCAACGAAACCAATGGCATCGAAATTGTCCGCCAGCTAATTGCCAAACAGTTGCTTTTTCCCAAGCGCGGCACTGTAATAGCAATTCCCTTGCTCAATGTTTATGGGTTTCTCAATTTTTCGCGCGACGTTCCCGACGGCAAAGACATCAATCGCTCTTTTCCCGGTAGTGCGGAAGGCTCATTGGCGAGCCGTTTGGCGCATGTGGTAAGTAAAGAAATTTTGCCTCACATAGATTTGGGTGTAGATTTTCATACAGGCGGCGGACAAATCAATAACTATTCCCAAATTCGCTGCATGTTGGGCGTGGGTAGGAACGAAGAATATGCGCGTGCCTTTGCGCCGCCTTTTATTATTGATGCCAAAGTACGTGAAAAATCATTTCGCGAGCATGCCCAAAGTTTGGGTAAGCCAATTTTGGTGTATGAAGGGGGCGAATCTATGCGCCTCAATCGCGCTCCCGTAAAAGAGGGCATGCGTGGCACACTTCGCCTGATGCGCCACTTGGGTATGATAGACGAAGAGGGTATCAAAAAAATGAAAAAAGCCGAAACCGCGCCGCCCTCCATTGTACTTGCCAAAACAAGGTGGCTACGCGCTAAGATTTCAGGCGTATTTCGTGCCTTTGTAGATAGTGGTATTTTTGTAGAAAAGGGACGCTTTATCGGTAGCATCACCGACCCTTTTGGCGAGATGCACTACGACATTCCTGCACCCGAAAGCGGCTATATCGTGGCTATCAATCACCAACCCGTTGTTACGCAAGGCGACGCGCTTTTTCATATCGGAAACCCTGCCTTGTAA
- the ychF gene encoding redox-regulated ATPase YchF, with translation MGLRCGIVGLPNVGKSTLFNALSSAKAESANYPFCTIEPNVGVVTVPDTRLTELEKLVNPERTVPTIIEFVDIAGLVRGASKGEGLGNQFLGNIREVDAIVHVVRCFDDDNIIHVDGKVSPISDKETIDFELQLKDLETIEKRLQRLLKAAKAGDKTAQKEVAVFEKYKTHLEQGKNARALEVSPEEYEIVREAFLLTIKPVIYVANVDEKSIHTGNKHVETLKAAVAEEQAEVVMVCAALESQIAVIEDPDERTMFLEEYNLEESGLNKLIRASYGLLNLITYFTAGVKEVRAWTIKRGWKAPQAAGVIHSDFERGFIRAEVIKFDDYLKYKTEVAIKEAGKMGVEGKEYVVQDGDIMHFRFNV, from the coding sequence ATGGGATTACGCTGTGGGATTGTAGGTTTGCCCAATGTAGGAAAATCTACCCTTTTTAATGCCCTTTCAAGTGCGAAAGCCGAATCTGCCAACTATCCATTTTGTACCATCGAGCCAAATGTAGGCGTGGTTACAGTTCCCGATACGCGCCTTACCGAATTAGAAAAATTAGTCAATCCTGAACGTACAGTGCCTACTATCATCGAGTTTGTCGATATTGCAGGGCTTGTCAGGGGTGCAAGCAAGGGTGAAGGTCTGGGCAATCAATTTTTGGGGAACATTCGCGAAGTAGATGCCATTGTGCATGTGGTGCGCTGTTTCGACGACGACAATATCATTCACGTAGATGGCAAAGTAAGCCCCATCTCTGATAAAGAAACCATCGATTTTGAGCTACAACTCAAAGACCTCGAAACCATAGAAAAACGCCTACAACGCCTTTTAAAGGCGGCTAAGGCAGGCGATAAGACCGCTCAAAAAGAAGTTGCCGTCTTTGAAAAATACAAAACACACTTAGAGCAGGGCAAAAATGCGCGTGCTTTGGAAGTTTCGCCCGAAGAGTATGAAATTGTGCGCGAAGCCTTTTTGCTGACCATAAAGCCTGTTATTTATGTAGCCAATGTAGATGAAAAGTCTATTCACACAGGAAACAAACACGTCGAGACCCTGAAAGCTGCCGTAGCAGAGGAGCAAGCCGAAGTCGTTATGGTCTGTGCTGCCTTAGAGTCGCAAATTGCTGTCATTGAAGACCCTGACGAGCGCACCATGTTTTTAGAGGAATACAATTTGGAAGAATCAGGTCTGAACAAGCTCATTCGCGCTTCTTATGGTTTGCTTAATTTAATTACCTATTTTACGGCAGGCGTGAAAGAAGTACGCGCCTGGACAATTAAGCGCGGCTGGAAAGCTCCGCAGGCGGCAGGCGTGATTCATTCCGACTTTGAACGCGGTTTTATTCGTGCCGAAGTCATTAAATTTGATGATTACCTCAAATACAAAACCGAAGTAGCCATCAAAGAAGCAGGTAAAATGGGCGTAGAGGGCAAGGAATATGTCGTACAAGATGGCGACATTATGCACTTCCGCTTCAATGTGTAG
- the dnaA gene encoding chromosomal replication initiator protein DnaA: protein MTTQPHQQVWDICLQVIRSQVPEQSFKTWFLPIRPVRLTKTADGWQVLTIQVPTRYFYDWLEEHYVPLLERGIVAALGERGRLQYVLAPQQPQNSATTQNQNPKAGANLQNNPTSDEKNTDKNSEKNKSTSNSTPQTPLTGGKANSDLGNLSKKELFSPSTPIPNKGKKTVDSNLNGRYTFHNFVEGECNRLAVTTGLNIVENPGKTAFNPFVVWGGVGLGKTHLAQAIGNAIKERNPHANVLYISADQFGNDFVTAVREHKVQQFMNFYMALDVLILDDIQFFCNKNGMQENFFNVFNHLHQSQKQIIMTSDCAPKDLRGLQDRLLSRFKWGLTTDLRLPSYETRKAIIKAKMQEEGMFLQDEVVNFLAQHITTNVREIEGVLISLFAKASFLQQEITIDLVRESMSGVVKEEKKPLTLDDIQRIVAEIFGITVEELKAQTRKKNIAMARQFAMYFANKHTELPLKTIGLYFGKRDHSTVIHACKVIPDKVGKEAEYRELMKKIQEKLNAFK, encoded by the coding sequence ATGACCACACAACCCCATCAACAAGTCTGGGATATATGCCTGCAAGTGATACGCAGTCAAGTGCCTGAACAGAGTTTTAAGACTTGGTTCCTGCCCATCAGACCTGTGCGCCTTACCAAAACGGCGGACGGTTGGCAAGTCTTGACAATTCAAGTTCCGACACGTTATTTTTATGATTGGTTAGAAGAACATTACGTGCCTTTATTGGAGCGCGGTATCGTTGCCGCCTTAGGAGAGCGCGGACGTTTGCAATATGTCCTTGCACCACAGCAACCTCAAAATTCTGCCACTACTCAAAATCAGAACCCCAAAGCAGGAGCAAACTTGCAAAACAATCCTACTTCTGACGAAAAAAATACAGACAAAAATTCCGAAAAAAACAAAAGCACTTCTAATTCTACCCCTCAAACACCACTCACAGGCGGCAAGGCAAATTCCGACTTGGGCAATTTGAGCAAAAAAGAACTCTTTTCGCCCTCCACACCGATTCCCAACAAGGGCAAAAAGACGGTAGATAGCAATTTGAACGGACGCTATACTTTTCACAACTTTGTAGAAGGCGAGTGCAACCGTTTGGCAGTTACGACGGGTTTGAATATTGTAGAAAATCCGGGAAAAACGGCGTTCAATCCTTTTGTCGTTTGGGGCGGCGTAGGCTTAGGCAAAACACACTTGGCACAAGCTATCGGAAATGCCATCAAAGAGCGCAATCCGCACGCCAACGTGCTTTACATTTCTGCCGACCAGTTTGGAAACGATTTCGTAACGGCAGTGCGCGAGCATAAGGTTCAGCAATTTATGAACTTCTATATGGCGTTAGATGTCTTAATTTTAGATGATATTCAGTTTTTTTGTAATAAAAACGGCATGCAAGAAAACTTTTTCAATGTCTTCAATCATCTGCACCAGAGCCAAAAACAAATCATCATGACCAGCGACTGCGCTCCAAAGGATTTGCGTGGCTTGCAAGATAGGCTTCTTTCGCGCTTCAAATGGGGACTTACCACAGACCTGCGCCTGCCCAGCTATGAAACCAGAAAAGCCATCATCAAGGCAAAGATGCAAGAAGAAGGCATGTTTTTGCAAGATGAAGTTGTCAATTTTTTGGCTCAACACATCACGACAAATGTGCGCGAAATAGAAGGCGTTTTGATTTCGCTTTTTGCAAAGGCTTCCTTTTTACAACAGGAAATTACGATAGATTTGGTGCGCGAGTCTATGAGTGGCGTGGTGAAGGAAGAAAAAAAGCCGCTTACCTTAGACGATATTCAGCGTATCGTTGCCGAAATTTTTGGCATTACGGTAGAAGAATTGAAGGCACAGACGCGGAAAAAAAATATTGCTATGGCACGTCAGTTTGCCATGTATTTTGCCAACAAGCACACCGAATTGCCGCTCAAAACGATTGGACTTTATTTTGGAAAACGCGACCACAGCACCGTCATACACGCCTGCAAAGTCATTCCCGATAAGGTAGGAAAAGAGGCAGAGTATCGCGAGCTTATGAAAAAAATTCAAGAAAAATTAAATGCTTTTAAATAA
- a CDS encoding acyl-CoA carboxylase subunit beta, with amino-acid sequence MATPTHSSVSTEQKVDLEFNKNEDFNKQLSFQLKARLDKIALGGGKKKIEQHKSKGKLTARERIAYLIDADSRFLEIGALAGEDMYQEWGGCPSAGVVTGIGYVSGRQCVIVANDATVKAGAWFPITGKKNLRAQEIAMENKLPIIYLVDSAGIFLPLQDEIFADKEHFGRIFRNNALMSSEGIIQVAAIMGSCVAGGAYLPIMSDEALIVEGTGSVFLAGPYLVKSAIGEDVSAEELGGAKMHCEISGVTDNKYPNDEACLDAIKKIFDKIGEPEKAGFNRIEAKPPQKDPKEIYGILPADRAKPYDMMEIIERLVDESSFEPYKNEYGKTIICGHARIEGWAVGIVANQRTILKSGKKEMQMGGVVYSDSADKAARFIMTCNQKKIPLLFLHDVTGFMVGSRSEQGGIIKDGAKLVSAMAASVVPKFTIVVGNSYGAGNYAMCGKAYDPRLIFAYPTAKIAVMSGAAAAKTLLQIRVATEQAKGKTVSPEEEQQLLEEITQRYEKQTSPYYAAARLWIDGIIDPAETRKAISMGIEAANHAPITRRYNVGAIQT; translated from the coding sequence ATGGCTACTCCTACACACTCTTCCGTTTCTACGGAACAAAAAGTAGATTTGGAGTTTAATAAAAATGAAGATTTCAATAAACAGCTTTCCTTCCAACTGAAAGCACGCCTCGATAAAATCGCACTCGGCGGAGGAAAGAAAAAAATTGAACAACACAAATCAAAAGGCAAACTTACGGCAAGAGAGCGAATTGCTTATCTTATCGATGCAGACAGCCGTTTCCTCGAAATTGGTGCCTTAGCAGGCGAAGATATGTATCAGGAATGGGGGGGCTGCCCTTCGGCAGGCGTGGTTACGGGGATTGGCTATGTGTCGGGCAGGCAGTGTGTTATCGTTGCCAATGATGCCACTGTGAAAGCAGGGGCTTGGTTTCCGATTACGGGCAAAAAGAACCTTCGCGCACAAGAAATTGCGATGGAAAACAAGCTCCCTATCATCTACTTAGTAGATAGCGCAGGCATTTTCCTACCCCTACAAGATGAGATTTTTGCCGACAAAGAGCATTTTGGGCGCATCTTTCGCAATAACGCCTTGATGTCGTCAGAAGGGATTATTCAGGTGGCGGCAATTATGGGCAGTTGTGTGGCAGGTGGCGCGTATTTGCCCATTATGTCAGATGAGGCTTTGATTGTAGAAGGTACGGGGTCGGTCTTTTTGGCGGGACCTTATTTGGTAAAATCCGCCATTGGTGAAGATGTCAGTGCCGAAGAATTAGGCGGGGCAAAGATGCACTGTGAAATTTCAGGTGTTACAGACAACAAATACCCCAACGACGAAGCCTGTTTAGATGCTATCAAAAAGATTTTTGATAAAATTGGCGAACCCGAAAAGGCAGGCTTTAATCGCATCGAAGCCAAGCCGCCGCAAAAAGACCCCAAAGAAATTTATGGCATCTTGCCTGCCGATAGAGCCAAGCCTTATGATATGATGGAAATTATCGAGCGTTTGGTAGATGAATCCTCTTTCGAACCCTACAAAAACGAATACGGCAAGACCATTATCTGCGGACACGCACGCATAGAAGGCTGGGCGGTCGGCATTGTCGCCAATCAGCGCACAATTTTGAAAAGTGGTAAAAAAGAAATGCAGATGGGCGGCGTAGTGTATTCCGATTCGGCAGATAAGGCAGCGCGTTTTATCATGACCTGCAATCAGAAAAAAATTCCGCTTCTTTTCCTACATGACGTTACAGGTTTTATGGTAGGAAGCCGCTCCGAACAAGGGGGGATTATCAAAGACGGAGCAAAACTTGTGAGTGCGATGGCGGCTTCGGTTGTCCCCAAATTCACGATTGTCGTTGGAAATTCCTATGGCGCAGGCAATTACGCTATGTGTGGAAAGGCTTATGACCCACGCCTTATTTTTGCCTATCCTACTGCCAAAATTGCCGTTATGAGTGGAGCAGCGGCGGCAAAAACGCTACTACAAATTCGCGTTGCTACCGAGCAGGCAAAAGGCAAAACCGTTTCGCCCGAAGAGGAGCAGCAACTTTTAGAAGAAATTACGCAGCGATACGAAAAACAAACGTCGCCTTATTATGCGGCGGCACGTCTTTGGATTGACGGCATTATAGACCCTGCCGAAACCCGAAAGGCTATCTCTATGGGCATTGAAGCGGCAAATCACGCGCCTATCACGCGCCGTTACAATGTTGGTGCTATCCAGACCTAA
- a CDS encoding 7TM diverse intracellular signaling domain-containing protein: MLRFFIFAISIFLLPFQIQPSKAQNLPTTFVGEKPFLLEKRDTIYSLGADLGYYLDSTWKADLAQIRLLDQKGNFLAHQNTTLNFGNAEYPVWCVLNLENKTAQQDWILEIASPNLDVFVCTPDSTGTYQCSEVIGRFQPYKKRSYRNNHLFFDIKLPQNQAQRIYLRGRSEYMQFEVNVGTLSAFFERNHQSDFLYGIFYGFIVLIALYNLFLYLTVRDHNYFLYVLYLIFTGISSGQLKGFVFEYVCDDLNVFLGENGPITISVAGIFSMIFALSFLNIRQIIPSLRWGYYFFMAVYVVAILVLWIPEKGAAYASIFNQLSVFFGAFYLIYTAIRVYLRKYAPAKYFFTAWGIYMIFIVIFVLAGIGVLPYNNFTRHALEMGTVVEILLLSFALADKINFYKKEKEKAQAEALRISEENRRITEDQNKILEHRVQERTEELNLINEELSLNLEQINEQHRLIEQKNQDITDSITYAKRIQEAMLPEKATFERLLPNSMVFFRPRDIVSGDFYFLVETQDAKAGKAIVVAAVDCTGHGVPGAFMSLIANDLLHEIVVSKQITEPDQILNLLDSGISKLLRQEETKVQDGMDIALCTLYQEESRLAFAGAKNSLFYVEQGQPKIVKADSKGIGSTIAKEKNFRYQKHNIPILPNQTFYLYTDGYQDQFGGREGRKFMSKNFKQLLLQIHDLPFETQRQQLENTLNQWVLEGIGKGAGKQIDDILVIAFRI; the protein is encoded by the coding sequence ATGCTTCGGTTTTTTATTTTCGCGATAAGCATTTTTTTGCTGCCCTTTCAGATTCAACCTTCAAAAGCGCAAAACCTTCCTACTACTTTTGTCGGCGAAAAGCCCTTTCTTTTAGAAAAAAGGGACACCATTTATAGCTTAGGGGCAGATTTGGGCTACTACCTCGATAGCACGTGGAAGGCAGATTTGGCGCAAATTCGCCTTTTAGACCAAAAAGGAAATTTTTTGGCACATCAAAATACGACGCTAAACTTCGGAAATGCCGAGTATCCCGTCTGGTGCGTCTTGAATTTGGAAAACAAAACTGCACAGCAAGATTGGATTCTTGAAATTGCAAGTCCAAATTTAGATGTTTTTGTCTGCACCCCCGACTCTACGGGAACGTATCAATGCTCCGAAGTTATCGGGCGTTTCCAACCCTATAAAAAACGAAGCTATCGCAACAATCATCTCTTTTTTGATATAAAATTACCGCAAAATCAGGCGCAAAGAATCTACCTAAGAGGCAGAAGTGAATATATGCAGTTCGAGGTAAATGTAGGAACGCTATCCGCTTTTTTTGAGCGAAACCACCAGTCAGACTTTCTGTACGGCATTTTTTACGGCTTTATCGTGCTAATTGCTTTATACAACTTATTTTTATATTTAACCGTCCGCGACCACAACTATTTTCTCTATGTCTTGTATCTTATCTTTACAGGCATCTCTTCGGGGCAGCTAAAAGGTTTTGTTTTTGAATATGTGTGCGACGATTTGAATGTTTTTTTGGGTGAAAATGGTCCCATTACAATTTCTGTGGCAGGGATTTTTTCGATGATTTTCGCCCTTAGTTTTCTCAATATTCGCCAAATCATACCCTCACTGCGTTGGGGCTATTACTTCTTTATGGCGGTCTATGTCGTTGCGATTTTGGTTTTATGGATACCCGAAAAAGGAGCGGCTTATGCCTCTATTTTTAATCAATTATCCGTATTTTTTGGCGCGTTTTATCTGATTTATACCGCCATTCGGGTCTATTTGCGCAAGTACGCACCTGCCAAGTATTTTTTTACCGCTTGGGGTATTTATATGATTTTTATTGTGATTTTTGTCTTGGCAGGAATAGGCGTTTTGCCCTACAATAATTTCACACGTCACGCCCTTGAAATGGGGACAGTAGTAGAAATTTTGCTTCTCTCTTTTGCTTTGGCAGATAAAATCAATTTTTACAAAAAAGAAAAAGAAAAAGCACAGGCAGAAGCCCTGCGCATTTCCGAAGAAAATAGGCGCATTACAGAAGACCAAAACAAAATTTTGGAGCATAGGGTACAGGAACGCACCGAAGAGCTAAATCTTATCAATGAAGAACTGTCCCTTAATTTGGAGCAAATCAATGAGCAACATCGCCTTATCGAACAAAAAAACCAAGATATTACCGATAGCATCACCTATGCCAAGCGCATACAAGAGGCGATGCTACCCGAAAAAGCAACCTTTGAGCGGCTTTTGCCCAACTCGATGGTCTTTTTCCGACCGCGCGACATCGTCAGTGGCGATTTTTACTTTTTGGTAGAAACGCAAGATGCAAAGGCAGGAAAAGCGATTGTAGTGGCAGCCGTCGACTGCACAGGGCATGGCGTACCGGGGGCTTTTATGTCCTTGATAGCCAATGACTTGCTGCATGAAATTGTGGTTTCGAAACAAATTACCGAACCCGACCAAATCCTAAATCTTTTGGATAGCGGCATTTCCAAACTCCTGCGACAGGAAGAAACCAAAGTACAAGATGGCATGGACATTGCCCTTTGTACGCTTTATCAAGAGGAAAGCCGTCTTGCTTTTGCAGGTGCAAAAAATTCGCTTTTCTATGTAGAGCAGGGGCAGCCCAAAATCGTAAAAGCCGACAGCAAAGGCATAGGCTCTACTATCGCCAAAGAAAAAAATTTCCGCTACCAAAAACATAACATACCGATTTTGCCCAACCAGACGTTTTATCTCTACACAGACGGCTATCAAGACCAATTTGGCGGCAGAGAGGGGCGTAAGTTTATGAGCAAGAACTTCAAGCAGTTGCTCCTTCAAATTCACGACCTGCCTTTTGAAACCCAACGACAACAACTTGAAAATACGCTCAATCAGTGGGTATTAGAAGGTATCGGCAAAGGGGCAGGCAAACAGATTGACGACATTTTGGTGATTGCTTTTCGCATATAG
- the rdgB gene encoding RdgB/HAM1 family non-canonical purine NTP pyrophosphatase: MPTLYFATHNSNKVRELQQIFASHHLAHFQLKSLADLNDLQEIEETGTTFQANALLKAEHLYQRHQVEGFADDSGLEVEALGGAPGIYSARYSGKYLPNGKADDKANIAKLLEALAGLPPEKRKARFVTVIALIWQGKAYFFEGTVEGHLIEEPKGENGFGYDPIFIPFGETKTFAQMDKDKKNSLSHRAKAVQKLLAFLQTVS, encoded by the coding sequence ATGCCTACCCTCTATTTTGCCACACACAATTCTAACAAAGTCAGAGAATTGCAGCAAATTTTTGCCAGCCATCACCTTGCCCATTTCCAACTCAAATCGCTTGCCGACCTAAACGATTTGCAAGAAATAGAGGAAACAGGGACTACCTTTCAAGCCAACGCCCTGCTCAAAGCGGAGCATCTCTACCAAAGGCATCAAGTAGAAGGCTTTGCTGATGATAGCGGGTTAGAAGTAGAGGCATTGGGCGGCGCACCGGGCATTTATTCGGCGCGTTATTCGGGCAAATACCTGCCCAATGGCAAGGCAGACGACAAGGCAAATATCGCAAAATTGTTGGAGGCTTTGGCAGGTTTGCCGCCAGAAAAGCGGAAGGCGCGTTTTGTTACGGTTATCGCGCTGATATGGCAGGGAAAGGCTTATTTTTTTGAGGGTACAGTAGAGGGGCATTTGATAGAAGAGCCGAAGGGTGAAAATGGTTTTGGTTATGACCCTATTTTTATACCCTTTGGGGAAACCAAAACTTTCGCCCAGATGGACAAAGACAAAAAAAATAGCCTTAGTCATAGGGCAAAGGCGGTGCAGAAGTTATTGGCTTTTTTACAAACTGTTTCGTAA